A window of the Cutaneotrichosporon cavernicola HIS019 DNA, chromosome: 6 genome harbors these coding sequences:
- the CES4A gene encoding uncharacterized protein (Carboxylesterase family): MSSWCRILTVVATVLHLQEPACGAPGASPACVLTWSGQIIAGKLEDGVCKTTVRYGSAKRWEDSVAVTSQSGIHATELPPSCPQITANPTQGQSSSEDCLMATIYAPVGARQLPALIWLHGGSYSIGSASAPGLDGSELAKKGKIVVIFLQYRLNVLGLIPPQSAPSASDPNLQVRDVILGLKEIRKNLGWQVDTSKVTLGGQSTGASLIRGLLVAPGTQGLFQRMILQSDPFAYGMAPMAETNNFRGRIFSHPALGGVTGFADLQAASLENVMSAARAVFSEARVQVPDAPIGQPFRPTYDTPTIPKEPTAEIFNNAGGLSVSPANVPLLITSTADDGAASVPPNLLSYLFLEPLLKRLLGDSGTQVVLTWSAYNITNDSADKRPDVAKIITDAAFRCSAREAARKWAAAGGRVYVGEFREGVHYPFNDQCSFCTGKVCHMDDILPTFGQGGAFATMITDTWLTFIKNGEPDGWAPFASSNGVDGAGVKALGGDGVVPACQADFWGNAVKWHWQLTA; this comes from the exons ATGTCCTCGTGGTGCCGCATTCTCACTGTTGTCGCGACcgtcctccacctccaagAGCCTGCGTGCGGCGCACCAGGCGCAAGTCCAGCTTGCGTGCTCACATGGAGCGGGCAGATCATCGCGGGAaagctcgaggacggcgtgTGCAAAACGACTGTCCGCTACGGGAGCGCCAAGCGGTGGGAGGACTCGGTCGCCGTCACGAGCCAGAGCGGTATCCATGCCACCGAGctccctccttcttgtccaCAGATCACGGCGAATCCAACACAGGGGCAAAGCAGTTCAGAAGATTGCCTCATGGCCACGATCTACGCTCCAGTGGGAGCGCGCCAACTCCCCGCTCTCATATG GCTCCATGGTGGCTCGTACTCGATCGGCTCAGCTTCGGCGCCAGGTCTTGACGGGTCTGAGCTCGCGAAGAAGGGCAAAATTgtcgtcatcttcctccAATACCgcctcaacgtcctcggcctgaTTCCACCTCAGTCTGCGCCGTCGGCTTCCGATCCAAACCTTCAGGTCCGCGATGTGATCCTCGGCTTGAAAGAGATCAGGAAGAACCTTGGGTGGCAGGTCGACACAAGCAAGGTCACTTTGGGTGGGCAAAGCACCGGAGCCAGCCTGATCCGCGGATTGTTGGTTGCACCCGGTACACAAGGCCTGTTCCAGCGCATGATCCTGCAGTCTGATCCTTTC GCCTACGGCATGGCACCAATGGCCGAGACCAACAATTTCCGCGGCCGCATCTTTTCCCATCCCGCTCTAGGAGGCGTAACAGGTTTCGCGGACCTGCAGGCAGCATCACTTGAAAACGTGATGAGTGCCGCACGAGCAGTCTTTTCAGAAGCCCGGGTCCAGGTTCCGGATGCTCCTATAGGCCAGC cctTCCGCCCGACCTACGATACACCCACCATTCCGAAGGAGCCTACGGCCGAGATCTTCAACAATGCTGGCGGGTTATCCGTCTCGCCAGCAAACGTGCCCCTCCTCATAACCTCAACGGCAGACGACGGTGCGGCCTCAGTTCCGCCTAACCTACTTTCCTACTTGTTCCTCGAGCCACTGTTAAAGCGCCTGCTGGGCGACTCTGGCACGCAGGTCGTACTCACCTGGTCGGCATACAATATTACCAACGATTCAGCCGACAAGCGACCCGACGTTGCCAAGATCATCACCGATGCCGCGTTCCGCTGTTCCGCCCGCGAAGCTGCACGCAAGTGGGCCGCCGCTGGGGGACGGGTGTACGTCGGCGAGTTCCGCGAGGGCGTACATTACCCTTTCAACGACCAGTGTTCCTTCTGCACAGGCAAGGTGTGCCACATGGACGACATTCTCCCTACTTTTGGACAGGGCGGAGCCTTC gccaCCATGATCACCGACACCTGGCTGACGTTCATCAAGAACGGCGAGCCAGATGGATGGGCACCCTTCGCTTCCAGTAACGGGGTTGatggcgctggcgtcaaGGCTCTTGGAGGTGACGGGGTGGTGCCAGCTTGCCAGGCCGACTTCTGGGGTAACGCTGTCAAGTGGCATTGGCAGCTCACTGCGTGA
- the cms1 gene encoding uncharacterized protein (U3-containing 90S pre-ribosomal complex subunit): MAAHPLAHEGGGDDLDDGLELDESMLASDHEGEGEEDGDVPEGEEDGDVPEGDGWMTDEDEVVSKKRGREQGQVDAAEDDKARKKRRRDKDKARRAAKRAAANGDEKESEDPATLDADAVAALLLSSVRASMPAATGMEIDDVAVDASSILQPVALSGEGEYAGLLGRLNDALKDAPKKPKPGCPRVLILSLSGIRCADVVRAVRGVPRNGEVAKLFAKHFKLAEQVKYLAKTRVSIAVGTPARVAKLLADGALKMTPQSVVLLDIGHRDSKKRSLLTLPEVRDELWRAFFRDAREALKPAKYAVF; the protein is encoded by the exons ATGGCAGCGCACCCGCTTGCGCAcgaaggcggcggcgacgacttggacgatggcctcgagctcgacgagagcATGCTCGCCTCGGAtcacgagggcgagggcgaggaggatggcgatgtgcccgagggcgaggaggatggcgatgTGCCCGAGGGCGATGGGTGGATGAcggatgaggatgaggtcgTATCAAAGAAACGGGGGCGGGAGCAGGGTCAGGTTGATGCAGCAGAGGATGACAAGGCGCGTAAGAAGAGGCGGAGAGACAAGGATaaggcgcggcgcgctgcCAAG cgcgcggcggctAATGGCGATGAGAAAGAGAGCGAGGACCCGGCTACGTTGGATGCGGATGCGGTGGCGGCACTGTTGCTGTCAAGCGTAAGGGCGTCTATGCCTGCTGCGACGGGGATGGAGATTGACGATGTGGCTGTGgatg cctcgAGCATTCTCCAGCCGGTCGCGCTCTCcggggagggcgagtacgccggtctccttggccgcctgAACGACG CACTCAAGGATGCACCCAAGAAGCCCAAGCCGGGATGTCCGcgcgtcctcatcctcagTTTGAGCGGGATACGGTGTGCCGATGTCGTGCGTGCTGTGCGTGGTGTACCCCGCAACGGCGAGGTTGCAAAGCTGTTTGCCAAACACTTCAAGTTGGCAGAACAGGTCAAGTACCTCGCCAAGACGCGGGTGTCTATTGCTGTTGGGACGCCAGCGCGCGTCGCAAAGCTCCTCGCTGACG GCGCACTCAAGATGACTCCCCAGAGCGTTGTGCTTCTTGATATTGGACACCGTGATTCCAAGAAGCGCTCGCTACTCACGCTGCCAgaggtgcgcgacgagctgtgGCGCGCATTCTTCCGTGATGCACGCGAGGCACTCAAGCCGGCAAAGTACGCAGTCTTCTGA
- the HAP3 gene encoding uncharacterized protein (Histone-like transcription factor (CBF/NF-Y) and archaeal histone), translating into MADQNAPAVASTSFTDAQVDEYREQDRWLPIANVSRIMKNSLPTTAKVSKEAKECVQECVSEFISFITSEAAEKCLHEKRKTINGEDILTSMRALGFDNYEGVLKVYLAKYREHQITQARLRQSQPQVVLEEEDGLKRGADDEDSDTRRKKPRGKKRDE; encoded by the exons ATGGCGGATCAGAACGCGCCCGCCGTGGCCAGCACGAGTTTCACCGATGCCCAGGTTGACGAGTACCGCGAGCAAGATCGGTGGCTGCCG ATTGCCAACGTCTCGCGCATTATGAAGAACTCGCTGCCTACGACAGCCAAGGTCTCgaaggaggccaaggagtGTGTCCAGGAATGCGTGAGCGAGTTTATTAGCTTTATC ACCTCGGAGGCTGCCGAAAAGTGCCTGCacgagaagcgcaagacgatcaacggcgaggacatTCTCACGTCGATGCGCGCTCTCGGCTTTGACAACTACGAGGGCGTGCTCAAAGTCTACCTTGCAAAGTACCGAGAGCACCAGATCACGCAGGCGCGCTTGCGGCAGAGCCAGCCACAAGttgtgctcgaggaggaggatgggcTCAAGCGTGgggccgacgacgaggacagtGACACGCGCCGCAAGAAGCCCCGAGGCAAGAAGCGCGATGAATAG
- a CDS encoding uncharacterized protein (ubiquitin conjugating enzyme) has protein sequence MPPRVNLRSSAVKRIMQEAAEATDPDTDGFVATPLESDIFEWHCTLRGVKGTEYEGGLYHLRILLPASYPMSAPDIVLLTPNGRFELGKKICIDGLTSFHAGSWQPAWGIRTAITGLRAFWTQEGEALSAIGALDVPKEERRRLAKLSRDWTCSTCGERNATLLPDSPEGSKIISTEALAEQPDSKMKEEPPRSKSPASDMHLAAEDVANADLSPIIPFEAIAPVAVSPAGHAAHFPARQDTDPSQAVLGQETQSATQPPLIPDPAPITDETPIMASHTPSIPTPLDAPSPNSGATPVSSHPTRLGPVPLAPTPTTDPVLRRRGTSPPPPAPGARPSVAAPTAPSPAAPPPAPVAAGHGAVPARFTVPPPAPARSAPLWLDALIGALVVLLLYLLTGRA, from the exons ATGCCACCGCGCGTCAACCTTcgctcgagcgccgtcAAGCGCATCATGCAGGAAGCTGCTGAGGCTACCGATCCCGACACGGACGGCTTCGTCGCTACGCCACTCGAA agCGACATCTTCGAGTGGCACTGCACCCTCCGCGGCGTGAAGGGGACGGAATACGAGGGCGGCCTGTATCACCTCCGCATCCTGCTTCCGGCAAGCTATCCCATGAGCGCGCCAGACATTGTCCTGCTCACGCCGAACGGACGTttcgagctcggcaagaaG ATCTGTATTGATGGCCTAACGAGCTTCCACGCGGGAAGCTGGCAGCCGGCGTGGGGCATCCGGACGGCTATTACGGGATTGCGCGCGTTCTGGACacaggagggcgaggcgctcagCGCTATCGGTGCACTCGACGTGCCAAAGGAagaacggcggcggctcgccaagct CTCACGTGACTGGACATGCTCGACGTGCGGAGAGCGCAACGCTACACTCCTTCCAGACTCGCCGGAAGGCAGCAAGATCATCTCCACTGAGGCGCTGGCCGAGCAGCCCGACTCCAAGATGAAGGAAGAACCGCCACGCTCAAAATCACCTGCATCAGACATGCACCTGGCTGCTGAAGAtgtcgccaacgccgatCTCTCGCCTATTATCCCCTTCGAAGCGATCGCTCCTGTCGCGGTCTCTCCAGCGGGCCACGCTGCCCACTTCCCTGCGCGGCAGGACACTGACCCGTCCCaggccgtcctcggccaggAGACTCAGTCAGCGACACAGCCTCCACTCATCCCCGACCCTGCGCCCATCACCGACGAGACGCCTATCATGGCGTCCCACActccctccatccccacTCCTCTCGACGCTCCCTCTCCTAACTCGGGCGCTACACCAGTTTCCTCGCACCCCACGCGCCTCGGCCCTGTCCCGCTCGCACCGACACCCACTACAGACCCAgtgctgcgccgccgcgggACATCTCCACCGCCCCCCGCTCCTGGTGCCCGGCCCTCTGTCGCAGCCCCCACGGCCCCTAGCCCCGCAGCCCCTCCCCCCGCCCCTGTCGCAGCCGGTCACGGTGCTGTTCCTGCACGATTCACAGttccgccgcccgcgccagCGCGTAGTGCCCCGCTCTGGCTTGACGCGCTCATCGGCGCTCTTGTCGTGCTGCTCCTGTACCTTCTCACGGGGAGGGCATAG
- the ASE1 gene encoding uncharacterized protein (Microtubule associated protein (MAP65/ASE1 family)) — protein MDMDASAYIAEQIPLLRRLHEQLALPATALADDTARIDAAVRAAIVSVVRGREDEVAVWEARIADGKRALAGLARAVGEKGRSVVNANRQDSEPSSALPAQHERLVEQTAELEVVYNERLAQIEELRSQLEKLSILLGSPYEPPAPLTPIPGLAVPARKPRQSMAAALPPPVNLAPTITKRASGRRTSAFHAPAPEPEPPKLESWFDVGEDVQTTLVAALEKALEERDVRLRTLETTFIDLIWYRAELDLPTLEHLPPELRPPESEEEQPGIYHRYDTYLDHVIELNPVKAGSFEDEEQSIDGMEEVEPEVGLINWADALLQLWMDEKEARDERIQALYERIEPLWDRLKVEQEYIHSFTERNVGSGLESITAYEEELDRMLEKRKASLSTFIINVRKEIAELQNALLLSEDEKGQFGAFINDEYSEELLEEHEEEAARLRAQLETSGVHLARVKEWLAIKADEEELERSAADPNRFKKRGTAMLQEERMRKRVEKRKPKIEADLLASLPAWEEEHGRPFLARGQRVVDIIEDAIAAKEAAREAKKRAKLGLGPTVPPRARATPAAGNRSQPVSGTTTRSATGSSARGVSSMSMRNTMRHVDETPTASAARRFGAPAGSRANALVPRQQERADVFKTPGKTPGRTPRKSFKPRRSIAGGLLAGRFALSEADEDDDIF, from the exons ATGGACATGGACGCCTCCGCGTACATAGCCGAGCAAATACCCCTCCTGCGTAGACTGcacgagcagctcgcgctgccCGCCACTGCGCTGGCGGACGATACGGCAcgcatcgacgccgcggTGCGCGCCGCTATTGTCTCTGTCGTACGGGGacgcgaggacgaggtcgcggtcTGGGAGGCGCGGATCGCGGACGGGAAGCGCGCGCTGGCAGGCCTGGCGCGGGCGGTAGGCGAGAAGGGACGGAGCGTCGTCAATGCGAACCGGCAGGATTCTGAACCCTCCAGT gcttTGCCGGCACAACATGAACGACTGGTTGAACAgacggccgagctcgaagTC gtctACAACGAGCGATTGGCGCAGATTGAAG AACTGCGCTCCCAACTCGAAAAGCTTTCCATCCTCCTTGGATCACCATACGAACCCCCAGCGCCTCTCACACCCATCCCTGGGCTGGCTGTGCCAGCGCGCAAGCCACGGCAGTCGATGGCGGCTGCGTTACCTCCACCTGTCAATCTCGCTCCCACAATCACCAAGCGCGCCTCTGGCCGGCGCACATCCGCTTTCCATGCACCGGCTCCTGAACCGGAACCACCAAAGCTCGAATCCTGGTTcgatgtcggcgaggacgtgcaAACCACCCTTGTGGCGGCCCTGGAGAAGGCGTtggaggagcgcgacgtcAGGCTGAGAACTCTGGAGACGACCTTCATCGACCTCATATGGTatcgcgccgagctggaccTGCCGACTCTCGAGCACTTACCTCCTGAGCTCCGACCACctgagagtgaggaggagcagccTGGAATATACCACCGGTACGATACGTATCTCGACCACGTCATCGAGCTTAACCCAGTCAAGGCTGGGTCCtttgaggatgaggagcagAGCATTGACGGCATGGAAGAGGTTGAGCCCGAGGTTGGGCTCATCAACTGGGCCGACGCGCTGTTGCAACTC TGGATGGATGAAAAGGAGGCGCGTGACGAGCGGATCCAGGCGCTGTATGAGCGCATCGAGCCGCTATGGGACCGCCTCAAGGTTGAGCAGGAGTACATCCACTCATTTACGGAGCGGAATGTCGGCTCGGGGTTAGAGTCCATCACAGCT TACGAGGAGGAACTGGATCGGATgctcgagaagcgcaaAGCGAGCCTGTCAACATTTATCATCAACGTGCGCAAGGagatcgccgagctgcagAATGCGCTGCTACTCAGTGAAGACGAGAAAGGCCAGTTCGGCGCCTTCATCAACGATGAGTACAgcgaggagctgctggAGGAACACGAGGAAGAGGCTGCCCGCCTCCGTGCCCAGCTCGAAACGTCTGGTGTTCACTTGGCTAGAGTCAAGGAGTGGTTGGCGATCAAggcggatgaggaggagctcgagcgcagcgCAGCAGACCCAAACCGCTTCAAGAAGCGCGGCACGGCGATGCTGCAAGAGGAGCGGATGCGGAAGCGTgtcgagaagcgcaagccAAAG atcGAAGCCGATCTCCTCGCTAGTCTCCCTGcctgggaggaggagcacgGGCGGCCGTTCTTGGCGCGTGGGCAGCGCGTCGTTGACAtcatcgaggacgccatAGCCGCGAAAGAGGCGGCTAGGGAGGCGAAGAAG cgcgCCAAGCTGGGTCTTGGTCCAACGGTGccgccaagggcgagggcgactcCTGCAGCCGGGAACCGCTCGCAGCCGG TGTCTGGGACAACAACTAGATCTGCGACTGGGAGCAGTGCGCGTGGCGTCTCGAGCATGTCCATGAGAAATACGATGCGCCATGTGGACGAGACACCGACTGCCTCGGCCGCACGGCGGTTCGGTGCACCTGCAGGTTCAAGAGCCAACGCCCTCGTGCCTCGTCAGCAAGAACGCGCCGACGTCTTCAAGACGCCCGGTAAGACTCCCGGCCGCACACCCCGCAAGAGCTTCAAGCCGCGACGCAGCATCGCTGGCGGTCTCCTCGCAGGCAGGTTCGCCCTGTCGGaagcggacgaggacgacgacataTTCTAA